The nucleotide sequence AATTTTTATTTCTGGCGTGACAAGTTAGGGCGTGAAGTCGATTGCCTAATAGAATCGGGACTGGATAAAATCATACTTGAAATTAAATCTGGGAAAACAATTAATGAAGATTTTTTCAATGGTTTAAAGTTTTACAAAGATCTTGCAGACGATATGAACATTTTTTCATATCTTGTCTATGGTGGTCAAAAGGAGGAATCTCGCAGCTCTGGGGAGGTGCTGCCGTGGTACAAAGTAACAAAAGTTTTAAAGAGAAGATAAAGCAAAGTATTCGAGGACGGTTTAACATTTATTGACAGTCCCATTATAATTGCTTACATTTGACAAAAACAAAGGTGAGCAGTTATGAAAATAGACATATTTTCTCCTCCCCTAGTCGATTCAATTGTTTGGGGAACCATCTCGAAAAAATACCTCAGTAAGGTTTACCATATCACTGAGAAAATTATTTCATTTCTATTTGTATTCAGTCTTATACAATTTGTTATCTCAGAAACACACGCTCAAAATTTTTTTCCATTAAAAGTTGGCAATGCTTACCAGATTAAGAATCTTTGGTCTTGGTGGGGTCCTGGAGGAAATGGTGAAATTGGAACTAACTATTACCCTATTACCGTTGTTGAAGATACTGTTATCGACGGAGATATCTTTTTCCGTTATTCTAATAATATATTACTTAATAATGCGTATTTATTTAATTATGATTCCCTAAATCAAAAGGTTTATGTAAAACTTCCGAATGACACTACACTAAGGTTAGGTGTTGATTTAAATTCGCCAGCTGGTGCAACTTACATCTCCTACTTACGTGGATCACCCTTACAATTTACGTCTGGTGGGATTACAAATGAAGTTGTTTTGGGAGATACGCACTCAGTTTACATCATGCAATATTCTCCGGCGTCAGATAACTTTATTTATAAATTTGCTGATAATATTGGTTTATCATATTTCAGAGCCTGGGGTGGAATCATTCAAGCTGGTTACCAATCCACGCAAAATGTAATCTCTGGCATTATTGATAGTATAATTTATAACCCTATTATACTTGATATTGATACTCTCTATCCAATTCAGGATAGACCGATTGATACATTTCCATTTTTATTGACAGTATCTTACACCGC is from Ignavibacteriota bacterium and encodes:
- a CDS encoding T9SS type A sorting domain-containing protein; translation: MKIDIFSPPLVDSIVWGTISKKYLSKVYHITEKIISFLFVFSLIQFVISETHAQNFFPLKVGNAYQIKNLWSWWGPGGNGEIGTNYYPITVVEDTVIDGDIFFRYSNNILLNNAYLFNYDSLNQKVYVKLPNDTTLRLGVDLNSPAGATYISYLRGSPLQFTSGGITNEVVLGDTHSVYIMQYSPASDNFIYKFADNIGLSYFRAWGGIIQAGYQSTQNVISGIIDSIIYNPIILDIDTLYPIQDRPIDTFPFLLTVSYTANWPQLINSFYLSVEHIRVDTLIQSLQYNISKNNPHITFNLPDLLVGDKIKLRATATDSSIFFNVAQYPDTGWVVMNVLPPILNVENESFPIHYELLQNYPNPFNPSTKIKYQIPELNFVIIKVYDVLGTEITTLVNEEKIAGSYDVDFDGNELASGIYYYRITTGNFSQTKKMILIK